A region of the Canis lupus dingo isolate Sandy chromosome 8, ASM325472v2, whole genome shotgun sequence genome:
GAGGCATGAGCCGGCTGGGGTAGAAGGGTGGAGGTGCTGGGGCTATCCCATGGATCCACACCTGTAGGGCAGGTAGCTGTTCAGGGTCAAGGAAGCCCTtgactctccccacccccaacccaaaTTAGATGCTGAAGATCAGCCCTCCAGGGAACCAGACACCCCACTGCCTGGAGCCCAGACTGAGACAGAGCACACAATCTGATCCCCCCCCTCCACCCAGGCTCTGCCTATATTCACCTCCAGCCCTACAAGctgataaatctctagccagtCAACTCTGAGCAGAGaagctggggaagaaaacaggaaggtGGGATGCCGAGAGGGTATGGAACCCCAGATCCGGCCCCTGTTCTCCCAGGCTGGGTAAGCAGCCAGCTGGGGGGCTGGAGGAGTTGGGGACTCCCAGGAAAAGGGCTGAAGATCCAGGGGCTGGGATTCGAGGAGGTGTGGTCTCAGGGTGTCTGGGGTCAGGCTGAGCTATGATAAGGAGTGCAGCTTAAGACAGGGTGGAGAGCCAGCGAAAGTCCCTCCTCCACAGGGAACCCCACCTCTCCGGGtgctgcccccagcccaccctgcCAGCTGAAGTCCTTGAAGGGGGATTGGGTTCAGGAGGcagagtggggtgagggggcaggagcCTAAAGAAGAAGGGGTAgagtggggggggcgggtggtggcagggccaggaggctgggaggggagagCAGACTCCAGACTCCCTGTTACTGACGTGAGACCCAGGCTCAGGCACCGTCCAGCACAGACTGAGACAGAATGGCAGCAGGAGACACAAGGAAAGGGACCCCAGGAGGCAGCCCGGGGTCTGACAGGCAGAGAGTCACAGGTAACAGGCttgggggtgcgggggtgggagGGCTTCCTGCCTGTGATGGGCTGGCGGGGGCAGCGCTGAGCTCCGGGGGTCAGAGCAGGCCTCGGGAACTTCAATCTGGGAGAGGAGGCAAGCCAGGAGGGGCTGCGGGAAGGCGGCTGGGGAGAGGACCCTTCCCACCGCGGTGTCCACCCTCTCCCCCGGGGGGACCCCTCAGGCAGCTGTGCTGCCGCCCCTCCTTCCCTGGAGCAGACACACACCTGCCAGTCCTTGCCCTCCggggggagaagaggggaagcCCGAGGGAAGCCGGGGACGGAGCGGGAGGCGGGacgaggagaaggaggagaagggaagggctgGAGGAGTGGGAAACAGGATAGCAGAacggggagaggagggagagcgGAGGGACGGGAAGGAAGGGAGAGCgggaaaaggcaaagagaagacGGGAAAGGAAAGGTAGGGGAAGGAGACGGcaaaggggaagaggaggtggagaaagacaGGGCGACAGGGAGacggaaggggcagaggagaggcgAACTGGCGGGGAGGaaaatggggaaaggagggagaggtgCGAGGGAAGAAGGGAACGAGAGCGCGGGAGAGGGGCCGGCAGCGGGCTCCCCGCCGCGGAGCGCACCGCTCCGAGGACACCCGCAGGCTGCGGGCCCCCTGCTGCCCCTCGGCGGGCCCCCGACCCCGGGGCCGGCGCCCTTACCTGGCAGCGCTGTGGAGCCCAGGCCGGGGGGagcttccccccgcccccgccgccggtCCCGGGGGCGCAGCCCCGAGCGGATCCGAGCGGGCGCCGCGGCTCCGCTGCAGGTCTGAGCGGCCCCGGCGAGAACAAGGGAGCGAGacggagggggcgggggaaggaggCTCCGCCTGCGGAGGAGCGAGGCGGCTCCGCGGCGCGCGGGAGAGCCCAGCCTCCGACCCTCCCCGGCCAGCCCGGGcccgcgcggcgggggcgggggcggcgctgCCGGGCCGCCCGGCGCATACAGATGCGGCGCCCCCCCGGCCGGGCCCGCCGCGGCCGGCGGGGCACTCGGGCGGGAGGACGTCCAGGCCCCGGCGCCAGGCGTCTCCCAAGGGCTGGCTGCGGGGAGGGTGCAGCCGGGAGCGCCGAGCGGCCCCGCACGCCCCCCGCAGGGGGCGACGGGCGAGCGCGCGGTGAGGCGGGACTTGGGAGCCGGCTGCGGAGAGGCCCGGCTcccgctccgctccgctccgctccgctccgGCGCCGCCTCCGGGGCTGCTGCGAGGCCGGCCGCAAGGCGGCGGCATTTGGGGAGTCCGCGCGGGGCAGCACAGCCGGCCGACCGGGCGGCTAAGGCCGGCACAGGGTCCAGGGGCGTCCGCGGGCTGGGCCCAGGGAGCAGGTCAGGGAGCGAGGCACGACAGCGGCGGGGAGTGGAGCCTTTTGGGGAAGCTCGTTTACAGGCGCCCACTGAGCGAGTGGCTGCCGCCCCCTGGCGGCCGCTGCGGAAGGCGCCTTGAAGGTGGCAGCAGGCGACCAACTGCCTCCAAAGGGGCCCTCCTCTGCCCAGCGCTCTTCCCCGGCCCTCCGCGGCAAGGCGGGCAGGGCCAAGGCGCGCACGGCGGGCGGGAAGTCCGGGCTGCAGGAAGCAGCAGCCTGCCCCGGGAAGCGGCCGAGCGCACGCCTCAGCCTTCCTCTTCAAGTCTCCCCCAGCCAGGCCCCGCCCAAGGAAAGCCAGTCACACAATTTAAAACTAAgtcagatttttattattttccatagaccacatcatttaataataaaaaaaataaaaataaaaattgaaaaggaaaaggtgGATATAAAGTGGAACCTGTGGGCAGGAGGCAAGGGCTGCAGGACAGAAGAGACTGGGAACTGCAGGGGCCCTGGGACTCAGGAGGAGATGCTGATTCAGCTCATAGGTGACCCAGTCCTGGCCCCGGCTGTTCCCAAGAGGGGGCTGTGAGTACCCAAAGGAGGTGGTGAGCAGGATGGAGGAAAAATGAGAGgtttggggctcctggctgctcCCCACCTCTCTGGGCCAACCACCTTCCTCCCTAACCTAGCTCTTTCCTCTCAAACTTAACAATGGGAaatgagagggaggagagggctaACTCCCAAGAGATAGGTTATGGGGGTGGGGCTTTGGGGGGGAAAGATGGCCACTGCTCCATTTGGTATGTGGGGACAGGTGGCAGCCATACTTCAGCACTGGGTAAATGGTGTGAAAGACCCCTGGTTCTGGGGAGGTGGAGATTGTACCTATCCCTCTGTGGCCTTGAACCCCCCAGGGGCTGATGCCTGCAGCTCTCCCTCGTGTGTTCCCAGCTAGCGGCGCCCACCCCGGTCCCGCACAGGTGTGCTCCGACTCCGGCTCCTGCTGTGGCGCTTGGTTTCTCTGCGGTCTCTCTCCCGGCCTCGCTCCCGGTCCCTCTCCCTATCCCGATCTCGATCACCCCTGTCacgctccctttccctctctctttccctgtccctctctcgGCTGTGCTCTCGCCGCTTCTCCCGCTCCAGCTGTCGGGTCCGTTCCCGTTCTGCTTCCTTCTCCCGCTCCttttgctcttcctcttcttgctCTTTCCGCCGCTTCTCCCGCTCCTTGGCCCGTTCAGCCCGCTCTGCCTCCTTCTGAACAATCTGCAGCAGGCAGCAAGGGCAGAGAACAGGGATCTCAGCCCCACTCATGCCAGTCCTGCTTTGTCTCTGTGTACCCAGACCCTACTCAGGATCACTAGCTCAGGATCACTGCCAGCTTTGCAATTaagcaggaagagggggaagTGTCAGCAATCACACTGGTCTTTGCTTCAGGGTCCCAACACAAACGTGTTCACCTTTTATACCCACAACAGGCAGTGGCACCATCCAAGCCTGACCTCTGGTACTTCCCTAGCTACCTAGAGGTGAACAAACGACTTTTCTCTTTAGCTGAGTCCATCAACCTCCAATTCCCAAAAGGTCCATTAcaaagaaacttaattttaaaaagcaaaaaatctcAGGGGaacttggctggctcagcgggaagagcatgcaactcttgattttgggattatgagttcgagccccacatttggtgtagagattacttaataaaaattgaaaaaaaaaaaaaaaagtagagaaatgaaagagaaactgcTGAGTTTATAAAATGGACTTCTCAGCTAACTGAAATCAACTTCCAAGGATGGCTGGCACAGCCAGCTGCCTAAATATACAACTCCAGTTCCTGTCTTGTGTTGTTTGCACTCTTGGGTCTGGCCTCTCTGTGGCATACTGTCACCTGGTTCTTAAGACTGCCCTTCGGTGATGCTAAGTTTCTTCCCTTACTGTCCTAAGCCAATGCCTGGGCCTACTCATTCCAGTAGTCACATGACTTGCCCCCTACACTGCCATCAAGCCTGGGCCCTGCTCTGAGTGCAGCAGGAGGGTGAGCACTCACCTGGCTGTCAGTCAGTGGGAGCCAGTAGATGCAGGGAGCTGCCTTGGTCTTACGGAAAAGGTCGTCCAGCAGTTTGGCAGGTGGTTCCTCCTGAGCTTTTTCTGAGGTGGAAGCAAAGGAGTCAGTCTTTACGCCCGAAGACCCTGTATCCCATCCCATTTGGGTCCCTTTCCCACCTACTAGCAGGTATGTGTGTCCCCACAGCTAAGTACCTTTCttctcactcttcttttctttagacTTCGCACGTTCCTTGCGGCGGCGGTCACGGGACCGTGATCGGGAGCGGGGCCCTTCTCGAACTTTGTCCCGATCCCATTCACGCTCTGATCGAGTTCGCTCCCGCCGCTCCATTTCCCGTTCCCGCTCTGCCCACTGTTCCCGCACCGCCCGCTCCTGCTCCCGCTGCTCTGCCCGGGGGTGCTGTggtggctgggctgggggtgggggcggggggtgcaggggcCGTGGTACCCCCTGCTCCTCTGTCTTAGTTTCAGAGGGACGGTCCACCAAGAGGCCCCGGTGATAATCCAGCTGTGGGTAGAGGAGGGACAAGGACAGTCAGGATGGACAGGAGAACACTCCCACTGAAGGAGCCCAGGTACCAGGGCATATAGATTTTGGAGTCCCATGGTTCAACTAAAGGAACCAAGGGGgtagggagaagagggagaaggaatctcaGTGACTGCAGGTTTGGCCAGGATCTCAGCTGGATTCTAGCAGATAatggcctcccctgcccctcccctccttcctttccctagGTTTCTCACCTCATCTTGCTCAGCATAGTCAGCACAAAGGAATTTGGGATTGGACTGAGGCCATTTGACCCCATGTAGAGCTGTGCGGGTGGCAACTGCTTCCTCTACTGTTGAGTActggtggaggaagggagaaggcagagggtcaCAACAGGCCTCAATCCCTCCCACTTGCCACAAGGCCCTCAAACCTGCCCACATTGTTACAGAAGGAAATATATGCCACGACCCAGAGAATCAACTTCCTCCCCTCACCGTTACAAAGCAGTGAGATTTGATCTTGTCAATCCAGAAGGCCTCTTCCACCAGAGTTCCTGTCCGGCCCAACAATTCCTTCAGTTGGCCTAAAGTGAAGGGACGCACCTGCCAAGGAAAATGGAGTTTCAGAGTCTTGAAAAAGGCAAGAACAATACCCCTGTAATTAGTCTTCAGATTTCCCCAAGTATATGGTACAGGAGTATAGCCTCAAAGTCTGGGTGCACAGGGGCCAGGAACTCTCACATGGGAATGAGAGAAGAGTGAAGAATAGTAACACTAACTGACACTATGCACCAGGCCCTCTGCAAATTCTCTAGATGACCCTGCACAATGATACTCtgtccccatttttcagatgaggagacCCGTTGTGAGAGATTAAGCCAGTCACTCAGTAAGTAAATAACTTAACTGGCAGATCTAGGAGTTGAAGTTAAGTAACAGGAATCCAAAGCTCAAACTCTCAAACACTAAACACTGTGCTGTGGGAAGCGACTTTGGCTCACCAAATTGGAGATGTGGACGATGTTACTGATCTtgccccggggcggggagggcaccTGAGCAGTTCGGACTGGGTCATCAATTGTAATGGAAACTCCAGACTTTTGCTGGCTAATGGAACGTCGAGTTAAGGTATCTCCTAAAGTCACTATCAAAAAGAGAACACAAGAAACAGTTTTCAGCAGGGAGCAATACTGGCTCTCTTCCCTGTGCCATGCCTCTTATTCCCTAGCATGCAGTCACTCTTCCATCTAGTCTTCCATTTAACTGTGTTCAGCAGCTACAGCGTGCAAGGTACCGTCTAGGCAAAGCTCCTCATTACGGAGCCTCACAGATTTTAACCTAGCTTTCAAGAAGCTTAATAACTAGGAGAGGGAGGTAAAACATACACAAGATACTATAATAAAAAGCAGGAAACATGAAACCCTTTAAAGAGAGGTCcaaggatgcccgggtggctcagcggttgagcatctgccttcagcccaggacctgatcgtggagacccgggatcgagttccacattgggctccctgcatggagcctgcttctccctctgcctgtgtctctgcctctctgtctttcatgaataaataaataaaattaaaaagagagagagagagagagatccaaatAAAGTGCTATGGGAATACAAGGAGCCACATGCTTCACCTACCTTTCTTTACTTCATGCTCCACAGGTGGGGGCAGAGCCACCTCTACGGACACCTGAGGAGGTATTGGGGGTTCTGCTTCaggctctttctcttcttcctcttcttccctctgcccattctCCTGACCCTCTGCAGGTACTACCTGTAAGGTATCATATAATGGGCAGAATTCTTAAAACACCAAACTGGCACATGCTTTTCTGCCTCTGGTTTCCTAAGAGAGGGTGGTACAGTCAACCTAGAATGTTCCTTCCGCTCGGGGAAAGATTTCATTCTCCTCCACTGGATCTTGGGATTAATGCCTCAACTTTGCCATGAGGAGAATGAAGGCAAGAGTGGGCAAATCTTTTCTGTATAGGGCaagatgagaaatatttttaggcCTTGTGAGTcatacagtctctgttgcaactatcCAACACTGACGTTAGAGCACATAAGCAGCCAGAGATAAGAGTAAAGGAGCTGGTATAGCTGTGctttcataaaattttctttattaaagacaACAGGTTGGATTTGGTAGTCTGTTGACCCCTAAAAGGGCAATTAGCTCAACCCTCTGCACAGATGGCAATTTCCTTCCAGGACTCTACCTTAGTTGCCTGCTCTGAGTCTACTGCCCATTCCCCTTACACTGGAGTGGCAAGAGCCTCACCTGGGTGACGGTCCGGCATATCTTCAGCCCCTTGTCATGTGCTCCATCATCACCATTACGTTCTGTCTCATCCTCAGAGATTCGGGAGTCGTCAGCATGAAGATCCACAATAGCCTCCTGCCCCGCCAGGGGTTTGATGTCGGGGATGAGGCTCTGGGACACAGATACCCCCCACCCCGTTACACTGGGCCCGTGTCTATTCCCACCTCAATGTGTCTCATCCTCCCCTCCCTGGCTCCTCCCACCTCACCTTGAGTGATTCGGTGGTGATACTGATGGAGGGTTTCTTCTGTGTGGTGGCTGTGCTGGCTCCCCAACGCCGCTTCCGGCCAGGCTGGCCCCCCTCTGTGTCACTGTTTCCAGCTGGCACCCCCTTGGTAGCTGCTGTCCCCAAGAAATAGGACCGAACAGTTAGATGGTCTTAGGTCCTCTGCTGGTTCACACCATAACACCTACAGATAGACTTCAACTGGAATTTCAGTAAAAGGTTAACTTAGGGATATTGTATTTGGGGACTG
Encoded here:
- the ACIN1 gene encoding apoptotic chromatin condensation inducer in the nucleus isoform X8, with amino-acid sequence MSPADRCRSANTIEPATTSSLALFLLLLQRDQSSRTRGLPEEKEEVTMDTSENRPENEVPEPPVPIADQVSNDDRPEGSAEDEEKKESSMPKSFKRKISVVSATKGVPAGNSDTEGGQPGRKRRWGASTATTQKKPSISITTESLKSLIPDIKPLAGQEAIVDLHADDSRISEDETERNGDDGAHDKGLKICRTVTQVVPAEGQENGQREEEEEEKEPEAEPPIPPQVSVEVALPPPVEHEVKKVTLGDTLTRRSISQQKSGVSITIDDPVRTAQVPSPPRGKISNIVHISNLVRPFTLGQLKELLGRTGTLVEEAFWIDKIKSHCFVTYSTVEEAVATRTALHGVKWPQSNPKFLCADYAEQDELDYHRGLLVDRPSETKTEEQGVPRPLHPPPPPPAQPPQHPRAEQREQERAVREQWAEREREMERRERTRSEREWDRDKVREGPRSRSRSRDRRRKERAKSKEKKSEKKEKAQEEPPAKLLDDLFRKTKAAPCIYWLPLTDSQIVQKEAERAERAKEREKRRKEQEEEEQKEREKEAERERTRQLEREKRREHSRERDRERERERERDRGDRDRDRERDRERGRERDRRETKRHSRSRSRSTPVRDRGGRR